The Flavobacteriales bacterium genome has a segment encoding these proteins:
- a CDS encoding PKD domain-containing protein: MKNNFTRSKLYAGVCAVLVLCMSYTVNAQSKHKRCRLYPRIEVTVDSCSVDFKDASTAGTGTTITGWLWDFGDGNTSTAQNPSYTYPMGGSYKVLLTITGLGPDSTVCERTVCKRIKLKGCGNDCYARPYFSYRDSCLTASFRDLSYDGHGTEITDWSWDFGDGGTSNLEDPQHVYGAEGTYTVCLTVTAMNTDSSTCTRIYCKDVRVKDCSNAPCRVKPYFKYHRDTCMTYSFAGHVESIPGTTITGWSWSFGDGGTSNLQNPTHTYTTPGVYNNVCLTVTAVGGDGSQCERTYCRRIEVRDCGNDACKVRPAFYYRDSCLTAQFNDHSYASSGTTITGWDWDFGDGTTSNLEDPQHVYGAEGIYDVCLTVTAMNPDSTTCSRIYCKRVEVKDCSNAPCRTKPYFKYNKDTCLTFSFNGYAETADGTTITGWLWNFGDGTSSTLQNPTHTYTTPGVYNNVCLTVTAVGGDGSQCEKTYCRTVEVRDCGNDHCNVRPAFTHRDSCLAVSFYDYSDAYYGSNVIGWDWSFGDGSNSNLEDPQHTYAAEGAYDVCLTVTVMNKDSSTCTRIYCKRVEVDDCSDAPCHVRSYFKYDRDTCQVMNFYDESYAWPGTTITGWSWDFGDGDSSGTQNPTHTYQDGGKYTVCLTVSGVAPDGTVCSKRECRRVYVPDCAPKQLESMAAPEQVSGITIVPNPAIHNARIGFVMEEEGQANVTVYDLQGKSVAVIHDGYMDAGSHQVEWSIGVPPGVYMVIVRTGSSVSHQRVVVR; encoded by the coding sequence ATGAAAAACAATTTCACGCGCTCAAAGCTATATGCTGGTGTGTGTGCCGTTTTGGTACTGTGTATGTCATATACAGTCAATGCGCAAAGCAAGCACAAGCGATGTCGACTCTATCCAAGAATAGAGGTAACCGTCGACAGCTGTTCAGTAGACTTTAAGGATGCCAGCACCGCCGGAACCGGCACAACCATCACCGGATGGCTGTGGGACTTCGGAGATGGCAATACGTCCACCGCCCAGAATCCATCCTATACTTATCCAATGGGTGGTTCGTACAAGGTACTTCTGACCATCACCGGATTAGGGCCGGACAGTACGGTATGTGAAAGAACGGTGTGCAAGCGCATCAAGCTCAAAGGTTGTGGAAACGACTGCTATGCACGCCCATACTTCTCCTACCGCGACAGCTGTCTGACAGCCAGTTTCCGTGACCTGAGTTATGACGGACACGGAACGGAGATCACCGACTGGTCCTGGGACTTCGGTGATGGCGGCACCTCCAACCTTGAGGACCCGCAACACGTGTATGGCGCCGAAGGCACCTATACCGTATGTCTAACGGTTACTGCCATGAATACGGACAGCAGCACATGCACAAGGATTTATTGTAAGGATGTTCGTGTCAAGGATTGCAGCAATGCACCCTGTCGCGTTAAACCTTATTTCAAGTATCACCGGGATACCTGCATGACCTACAGTTTTGCCGGACATGTTGAATCCATCCCCGGAACCACCATCACCGGCTGGTCATGGAGCTTCGGAGACGGCGGCACTTCTAACCTGCAAAACCCAACCCATACCTATACCACACCAGGCGTCTATAATAATGTATGCCTCACGGTGACCGCAGTTGGTGGTGATGGTTCTCAATGTGAAAGAACCTACTGCAGAAGAATTGAGGTCAGGGATTGCGGAAACGATGCATGTAAGGTACGTCCGGCCTTTTATTATCGTGACAGCTGCCTGACTGCACAGTTTAACGATCACAGCTATGCAAGCTCCGGAACAACCATCACAGGATGGGACTGGGATTTCGGTGATGGCACTACATCCAACCTTGAGGACCCACAACATGTGTACGGTGCTGAAGGCATTTACGATGTATGCCTGACCGTTACTGCCATGAACCCGGACAGCACTACTTGCTCACGGATTTACTGCAAACGTGTGGAAGTCAAAGATTGCAGCAATGCGCCATGTCGTACCAAACCTTATTTCAAGTACAATAAGGACACATGTCTTACCTTCAGCTTTAACGGTTATGCTGAAACTGCCGACGGCACAACCATCACCGGTTGGCTGTGGAACTTCGGTGACGGCACTTCTTCAACATTGCAAAACCCAACCCATACCTATACCACACCAGGTGTTTATAATAATGTATGCCTGACGGTAACTGCGGTAGGTGGTGATGGCTCGCAATGTGAGAAGACCTATTGCAGAACCGTTGAAGTCAGAGACTGTGGAAACGATCATTGCAATGTACGTCCCGCATTTACCCACAGGGATAGCTGCCTTGCAGTTAGCTTCTACGATTACAGCGATGCCTACTACGGCTCAAACGTGATCGGTTGGGATTGGAGCTTCGGAGATGGAAGCAACTCTAACCTCGAAGATCCGCAACACACATACGCTGCCGAAGGTGCATATGATGTATGTCTTACCGTTACGGTCATGAACAAGGACAGTTCAACTTGCACAAGAATCTACTGCAAGCGGGTAGAAGTTGATGATTGCAGTGATGCACCCTGCCACGTACGATCCTATTTCAAATACGATCGTGATACATGTCAGGTGATGAACTTCTATGATGAGAGCTATGCATGGCCGGGTACCACAATCACAGGCTGGTCTTGGGATTTTGGTGATGGTGACTCTTCAGGCACCCAGAACCCGACCCATACTTACCAGGATGGTGGCAAGTATACCGTCTGCCTAACTGTGAGCGGAGTAGCACCGGATGGAACGGTGTGCAGCAAACGGGAATGCAGAAGGGTTTACGTTCCCGACTGTGCACCAAAACAGCTCGAATCTATGGCTGCACCTGAACAGGTGTCCGGAATCACCATCGTACCAAACCCTGCCATACATAATGCCCGCATCGGTTTTGTGATGGAGGAAGAAGGACAAGCCAATGTCACCGTGTACGACTTGCAGGGTAAATCAGTCGCCGTTATTCACGACGGTTACATGGATGCAGGTTCGCATCAGGTGGAATGGTCCATTGGTGTGCCACCGGGCGTTTACATGGTAATCGTTCGCACCGGGTCTTCGGTAAGCCACCAGCGGGTGGTGGTTCGATAG